From Actinopolyspora lacussalsi, a single genomic window includes:
- a CDS encoding hypothetical protein (product_source=Hypo-rule applied; pfam=PF10615; superfamily=50475) — protein sequence MPETARTPAKPDAAERARTIAKRGGRAAVQPSGNDAERVQPLLHHVHRDGTATVLLSDGHPLVAAVWQAPRGEFGAVLEVADSAPVRLREPVRGLIWLTGWLRVPDSGERHERVLQIAEERPDPRLLDVGHGVTALRLEAVSLVLADSEETSSIDSAEFAASRPDPFCLYEDGWLRHLELSHRDVVGLLTRYLPERLRGGHVRPLGLDRYGVRLRVESADGDHDVRLGFSRAVEDSEQLGAELRRLMGCPFPAEQR from the coding sequence ATGCCCGAGACCGCTCGCACGCCCGCGAAGCCCGATGCCGCCGAACGTGCCCGCACGATCGCCAAACGGGGCGGCAGAGCGGCGGTACAGCCCTCCGGAAACGACGCCGAACGGGTTCAACCGCTGCTGCACCACGTCCACCGGGACGGCACCGCCACGGTGCTGCTCTCGGACGGGCACCCCCTTGTCGCGGCGGTCTGGCAGGCTCCGCGCGGCGAGTTCGGTGCCGTGCTGGAGGTGGCCGACTCCGCCCCGGTACGGCTGCGTGAACCGGTGCGCGGGCTGATCTGGCTGACCGGATGGCTGCGTGTCCCGGACAGCGGTGAACGCCACGAACGGGTACTGCAGATCGCGGAGGAACGCCCCGACCCGCGACTGCTGGACGTCGGGCACGGCGTGACCGCACTGCGGTTGGAGGCCGTCTCGCTGGTACTCGCGGATTCCGAGGAGACCAGCTCGATCGACTCCGCCGAGTTCGCCGCCTCGCGGCCGGATCCGTTCTGCCTCTACGAGGACGGCTGGCTGCGGCACCTGGAACTCTCCCACCGTGACGTGGTCGGACTGCTCACCCGCTACTTGCCGGAGCGGTTGCGGGGCGGGCACGTGCGGCCGCTGGGGTTGGACCGCTACGGAGTACGGCTCCGGGTGGAATCGGCGGACGGCGACCACGACGTCCGGCTCGGGTTCTCCCGTGCCGTGGAGGACTCCGAGCAGCTCGGCGCCGAACTGCGGCGGTTGATGGGATGCCCGTTCCCGGCGGAGCAGCGGTGA
- a CDS encoding membrane protease YdiL (CAAX protease family) (product_source=COG1266; cog=COG1266; ko=KO:K07052; pfam=PF02517; transmembrane_helix_parts=Inside_1_32,TMhelix_33_55,Outside_56_90,TMhelix_91_108,Inside_109_127,TMhelix_128_150,Outside_151_216,TMhelix_217_239,Inside_240_245,TMhelix_246_268,Outside_269_275), with protein MSTSHGPASPRSWLLPNRPDEPARLTDPGKRRAIVVELIIVFAITLGMAGLQSLLSLLDALLRPESLDQQAVAINASQARLGLLDLLEQLLGVLRLFAWAALGVYLLWQGGVALRNVGFDNSRPGRDLAGGAGLAALIGIPGLGLYLVAHSLGLNLAVQPTTLDEAWWRAPVLVLSALGNAAAEEVLVVCYLLTRLRQLGATENRALWISAVLRGSYHLYQGFGGFVGNVVMGLVYGRVWQRTNRIHALIIGHALIDVVAFVGYALLRDQVGWLP; from the coding sequence GTGAGCACCAGTCACGGTCCCGCCTCGCCGCGTTCCTGGTTACTGCCGAACCGACCCGATGAGCCGGCCCGGCTCACCGATCCGGGCAAGCGCAGGGCGATCGTCGTCGAGCTGATCATCGTCTTCGCGATCACGCTCGGCATGGCGGGGTTGCAGAGCCTGCTTTCCCTGCTGGACGCGCTGTTGCGTCCCGAGTCGCTGGACCAGCAGGCGGTGGCGATCAACGCCTCCCAGGCGCGGTTGGGACTGCTGGACCTGCTGGAGCAGCTGCTGGGTGTGCTGCGCCTGTTCGCCTGGGCCGCTCTCGGCGTCTACCTGCTGTGGCAGGGCGGTGTCGCGCTGCGAAACGTGGGTTTCGACAACAGCAGGCCGGGGCGGGACCTCGCGGGAGGTGCCGGGCTGGCCGCCCTGATAGGCATCCCCGGCCTGGGGCTTTACCTGGTGGCGCACTCGTTGGGACTGAACCTGGCCGTGCAGCCGACGACCCTGGACGAGGCGTGGTGGCGGGCTCCGGTCCTGGTGCTGTCGGCGTTGGGCAACGCCGCGGCCGAGGAAGTGCTGGTGGTCTGCTACCTGCTCACACGACTGCGGCAGCTGGGTGCCACCGAGAACCGCGCACTGTGGATCTCGGCGGTGCTGCGCGGCTCGTACCACCTGTACCAGGGGTTCGGCGGGTTCGTGGGCAACGTGGTCATGGGGCTGGTCTACGGCCGGGTGTGGCAGCGCACCAACCGGATCCACGCGCTGATCATCGGGCACGCGTTGATCGACGTCGTCGCCTTCGTCGGCTATGCCCTGTTGCGCGACCAGGTGGGTTGGCTGCCCTGA